A single window of Pseudomonas lijiangensis DNA harbors:
- the recJ gene encoding single-stranded-DNA-specific exonuclease RecJ: MRIEPRLLPDTLPFLGDLPPLLTRLYAARGVMSEAELDKGLARLIPYQQLKGIDAAVELLVTALQERQRILIVGDFDADGATASTVGVLGLRLFGAAHVDYLVPNRFEYGYGLTPEIVEVALQRDPQLLVTVDNGISSVEGVAAAKAAGLSVLVTDHHLPGHELPQADAIVNPNQPGCTFPSKSLAGVGVIFYVLMALRARLRAIDWFNSQQRAEPNLGDLLDLVALGSVADVVPLDANNRILVHQGLMRIRAGRARPGLRAILEVARREPSRITSTDLGFILGPRLNAAGRLDDMSLGIECLLCDDPVLAREMAVQLDELNQDRKSIEQGMQREALAQLKDLPVESMPFGLCLFEPDWHQGVIGILASRLKERYHRPTIAFASAGEGVLKGSARSVQGFHIRDALDAVAARHPQLISKFGGHAMAAGLSLPEENFPMFAEAFDLEVRRQLSEEDLTGRLLSDGTLAVEEFHLELARALRNAGPWGQHFPEPLFHGVFQLVEQRVVGERHLKMVLRTECGSVKLDGIAFGVDRDIWPNPNIRWVELAYKLDLNEFRGNETVQLMVTHIAPR, encoded by the coding sequence ATGCGCATCGAACCCCGTCTGTTGCCCGATACACTGCCTTTTCTTGGCGACCTGCCGCCCTTGCTCACCCGGCTGTACGCCGCACGGGGCGTGATGTCCGAGGCTGAACTGGACAAAGGGCTGGCACGCTTGATCCCGTATCAGCAACTCAAGGGCATCGATGCGGCAGTAGAGTTGCTGGTGACAGCGTTGCAGGAGCGCCAGCGTATTCTGATCGTCGGGGATTTCGATGCCGACGGTGCGACGGCCAGTACGGTCGGAGTGCTGGGGCTGCGCCTGTTTGGCGCTGCGCATGTGGATTATCTGGTTCCCAACCGTTTCGAGTACGGCTATGGCCTGACCCCGGAAATCGTCGAAGTAGCCTTGCAACGCGATCCTCAATTGCTGGTCACTGTGGATAACGGCATTTCCAGCGTCGAAGGCGTGGCGGCGGCCAAGGCGGCGGGGCTGAGTGTGCTGGTGACCGATCACCACTTGCCGGGCCATGAACTGCCGCAAGCTGACGCCATCGTCAACCCGAACCAGCCCGGCTGTACGTTCCCCAGCAAGTCACTGGCAGGTGTCGGGGTCATCTTCTACGTGCTGATGGCCCTTCGAGCACGTTTGCGGGCCATCGACTGGTTCAACAGCCAGCAACGTGCCGAGCCCAATCTGGGCGATCTGCTTGATCTTGTGGCTTTGGGCAGCGTGGCCGACGTTGTACCGCTGGACGCCAATAACCGCATTCTGGTGCATCAGGGCCTGATGCGGATTCGCGCCGGTCGTGCCCGGCCGGGGTTGCGGGCCATCCTTGAAGTGGCGCGTCGTGAACCTTCGCGCATCACCTCCACCGATCTGGGCTTCATCCTTGGCCCACGGCTGAATGCGGCGGGTCGTCTGGATGACATGAGCCTGGGGATCGAATGCCTGCTGTGCGATGACCCGGTCCTGGCCCGGGAAATGGCGGTGCAACTGGATGAGCTGAATCAGGATCGCAAATCCATCGAGCAAGGCATGCAGCGCGAGGCACTGGCCCAGCTCAAGGACTTGCCGGTGGAGTCCATGCCGTTCGGGTTATGCCTGTTCGAGCCCGATTGGCACCAGGGCGTCATCGGCATTCTTGCCTCGCGCCTGAAAGAGCGTTACCACCGCCCGACCATTGCCTTCGCCAGTGCAGGGGAGGGCGTGTTGAAAGGCTCGGCTCGCTCGGTACAAGGCTTTCATATTCGCGATGCGCTGGACGCCGTTGCCGCTCGTCACCCGCAACTGATCAGCAAGTTCGGTGGGCACGCCATGGCCGCAGGCCTGTCCCTGCCGGAAGAGAACTTTCCGATGTTTGCCGAAGCCTTCGACCTGGAGGTGCGTCGTCAGCTCAGCGAAGAAGACCTTACCGGGCGGTTGCTCTCGGACGGTACGCTGGCAGTCGAAGAGTTTCATCTGGAGCTGGCGCGGGCACTGCGCAACGCCGGGCCATGGGGTCAGCATTTCCCCGAGCCGCTGTTTCATGGCGTCTTCCAGCTGGTCGAGCAGCGTGTGGTCGGTGAGCGGCACTTGAAAATGGTGCTCAGGACCGAGTGTGGCTCGGTAAAGCTGGATGGCATCGCTTTCGGCGTTGATCGCGACATCTGGCCCAATCCCAACATCCGCTGGGTCGAACTGGCTTACAAACTGGACCTCAACGAGTTTCGCGGCAATGAAACGGTGCAGTTGATGGTGACCCACATAGCACCCCGCTGA
- a CDS encoding NADH:flavin oxidoreductase/NADH oxidase — protein MSLLLEPYTLRQLKLPNRIAVSPMCQYSSVDGLANDWHLVHLGSRAVGGAGLVFSEAVAVTEDGRITAQDLGLWNDEQIEPLQRITRFIESQGSVAGIQLAHAGRKASTWRPWLGKHGSVPESEGGWKPRGPSAIAFDPQHTAPVQLSESQIQGLIQSFVDAARRSLVAGFKVVEIHAAHGYLLHQFLSPLSNQRTDQYGGSFENRIRLTLQVTEAVRDVWPQELPLFVRVSATDWVEDGWNPDETVELARRLKALGVDLIDVSSGGTSANAEIPVGPGYQTRFAERVRKESEIATGTVGLITEPAQAEHILRTGQADIILLARELLRDPYWPLHADDDLGGRKAVWPAQYQRATHRDQPIHESDLRD, from the coding sequence ATGAGCCTGCTGCTTGAGCCCTACACCCTTCGCCAGCTGAAACTCCCCAACCGCATCGCTGTTTCCCCCATGTGCCAGTATTCCAGTGTCGATGGCCTGGCCAACGACTGGCATCTGGTCCACCTGGGCAGTCGTGCCGTGGGCGGTGCGGGGCTGGTGTTCAGTGAAGCCGTTGCCGTGACCGAAGATGGCCGCATCACGGCACAGGATCTTGGCCTGTGGAACGATGAGCAGATCGAGCCCCTGCAACGCATCACCCGTTTCATCGAGTCCCAGGGCTCGGTGGCAGGTATTCAACTGGCCCACGCCGGACGCAAGGCCAGCACCTGGCGTCCCTGGCTGGGCAAGCATGGCAGCGTGCCCGAGAGTGAAGGTGGCTGGAAACCCCGGGGGCCATCGGCCATTGCCTTTGATCCGCAACACACGGCCCCGGTACAACTGAGCGAAAGCCAGATCCAGGGCTTGATCCAGTCTTTTGTCGACGCCGCCCGTCGTTCCCTGGTCGCGGGTTTCAAGGTGGTCGAGATTCACGCCGCCCACGGCTATCTCCTGCATCAATTCCTTTCGCCACTGAGCAACCAGCGCACCGACCAGTACGGCGGTTCGTTTGAAAACCGTATTCGCCTGACGCTGCAAGTGACCGAAGCCGTGAGGGATGTCTGGCCGCAAGAGTTACCGTTGTTTGTCCGTGTATCGGCCACCGACTGGGTGGAAGACGGCTGGAACCCTGACGAAACGGTGGAGCTGGCGCGTCGCCTGAAGGCACTGGGTGTCGATCTGATCGACGTTTCATCGGGCGGCACGTCGGCCAATGCGGAAATCCCGGTCGGCCCCGGTTACCAGACGCGCTTTGCCGAGCGGGTGCGCAAGGAATCGGAGATTGCCACCGGCACGGTGGGCCTGATCACCGAACCCGCACAGGCCGAGCATATCCTGCGCACCGGTCAGGCCGACATCATCCTGCTGGCGCGTGAGTTGCTGCGCGACCCGTACTGGCCGTTGCATGCCGATGACGATCTGGGCGGACGCAAGGCGGTCTGGCCTGCGCAGTATCAGCGTGCGACCCACCGTGACCAGCCGATCCACGAGTCCGATCTGCGGGACTGA
- a CDS encoding hybrid sensor histidine kinase/response regulator — MTSSIGFPAGMSETARTIRNKDWSQTSLGPVEQWPASLKTALNLILNSPESMYLLWGPELIFFHNDTYTPILGPRKDNAIGAHATKLWADVWDQVAPMVQDALAGKTCQYKDMPLTMARYGETEQTWWSFSFSPLIDEHGVTVGMFCITKETTRYVLDKQALESSEQKRQQLIDDLIELEKQQTAKLEQRTAELNTFWDISPDLLAMVDFKGHFLRVNPAWCAVLGREPRELIGHSILDLVHPDDIARTQDALRHAIGNVLPLFENRYMHKDGSYRWIGWTSAPGGGLVFALGKHITHEKLHSEALRIAEEALRQSQKMEAVGQLTGGLAHDFNNLLMGITGNIELLQSRVNQGRTDLGRYISSALEGSRRAAALTHRLLAFSRRQTLAPKATHVDQLVAGMEELINRTVGPAIDMQVLRTHDLWSTMVDPHQLENSLLNLCINARDAMPDGGTLKIETANRYLDDPTAARYEMVAGHYVALCVSDNGTGMTEEVVARAFDPFFTTKPIGMGTGLGLSMIYGFARQSGGGVSIDSRPGKGSKICILLPQFLGDSEPVEHDSSLDIPLAPSAGGETILVVDDEPAVRALMSEVLEEQGYNVLEAEHGAAALVILQSRVTIDLLITDVGLPGGMNGRQVADAARTVRPDLKVLFVTGYAENAALEQDTLEPGMHVLTKPFAITTLSNRITELLDGAAQEPD; from the coding sequence GTGACGTCAAGCATTGGTTTTCCAGCGGGCATGAGCGAAACGGCCCGGACGATAAGAAACAAGGACTGGAGCCAGACGTCTCTGGGGCCGGTAGAACAGTGGCCTGCCTCACTGAAAACCGCGCTGAATCTGATCCTGAACTCACCGGAGTCGATGTATCTGCTCTGGGGACCGGAGCTGATCTTTTTCCATAACGACACCTACACGCCGATTCTCGGGCCGCGCAAGGACAATGCCATCGGCGCGCACGCCACGAAACTGTGGGCCGATGTCTGGGACCAGGTCGCACCCATGGTGCAAGACGCTCTTGCCGGCAAGACCTGCCAGTACAAGGACATGCCGCTGACCATGGCTCGCTATGGCGAGACCGAACAGACCTGGTGGTCGTTTTCCTTTTCTCCGCTGATCGATGAGCACGGCGTGACCGTCGGAATGTTCTGCATCACCAAGGAAACCACCCGCTATGTCCTGGACAAACAGGCACTGGAATCCAGCGAGCAGAAACGACAGCAACTGATCGACGACCTGATCGAACTGGAAAAGCAGCAGACCGCCAAGCTCGAACAGCGGACTGCCGAGCTGAATACCTTCTGGGATATCTCCCCGGACCTGCTGGCGATGGTCGACTTCAAGGGGCATTTCCTGCGGGTAAATCCAGCGTGGTGCGCAGTGCTGGGTCGAGAGCCCCGAGAGTTGATCGGGCACTCGATTCTGGATCTGGTTCATCCTGACGATATAGCCAGAACCCAGGATGCCCTGCGACACGCCATCGGCAATGTGCTGCCATTGTTTGAAAACCGTTACATGCACAAGGACGGCAGTTATCGCTGGATCGGCTGGACCTCTGCGCCGGGCGGCGGTCTGGTTTTCGCACTGGGCAAGCACATTACCCATGAGAAACTGCACTCCGAAGCCCTGCGCATTGCCGAAGAGGCCCTGCGCCAGTCACAGAAAATGGAGGCTGTCGGGCAACTTACCGGCGGCCTGGCCCATGACTTCAATAACCTGTTGATGGGCATCACCGGCAATATCGAACTGCTCCAGTCACGGGTGAATCAGGGCCGCACAGACCTGGGCCGCTATATCTCCAGCGCCCTTGAAGGTTCGAGACGTGCTGCTGCCCTCACCCATCGGCTGCTGGCATTCTCACGGCGCCAGACCCTGGCGCCGAAAGCCACCCATGTCGATCAACTGGTCGCGGGCATGGAAGAACTGATCAACCGCACCGTCGGACCGGCCATCGACATGCAGGTCCTGCGCACCCACGACCTGTGGTCGACCATGGTTGACCCCCATCAACTGGAAAACTCGCTGCTCAACCTGTGCATCAATGCCAGGGATGCCATGCCGGACGGCGGCACGCTGAAGATCGAAACTGCCAATCGCTATCTGGATGATCCGACAGCAGCCAGGTACGAGATGGTCGCGGGGCATTACGTGGCGCTCTGTGTCAGCGATAACGGTACCGGGATGACTGAAGAAGTGGTCGCCAGGGCATTCGATCCGTTCTTTACAACCAAGCCCATCGGCATGGGCACGGGTCTTGGCCTGTCGATGATCTATGGTTTTGCCCGGCAATCCGGCGGCGGCGTCAGCATTGATTCCCGGCCCGGGAAAGGCTCGAAGATCTGCATTCTTCTGCCGCAGTTCCTTGGCGACAGCGAGCCGGTCGAACATGACAGCAGCCTCGATATTCCACTCGCTCCGAGCGCAGGCGGCGAAACCATCCTGGTGGTGGACGACGAACCGGCCGTGCGCGCGCTGATGAGCGAAGTGCTCGAAGAACAGGGCTACAACGTCCTGGAAGCCGAGCATGGAGCTGCGGCCCTGGTGATTCTGCAATCCAGGGTAACCATTGATTTGCTGATCACCGATGTCGGCTTGCCCGGCGGCATGAATGGCCGCCAGGTGGCGGATGCGGCCAGGACGGTGCGTCCGGATCTGAAAGTGCTGTTCGTGACCGGTTACGCCGAGAACGCCGCCCTGGAGCAGGACACGCTTGAACCGGGAATGCATGTGCTGACCAAGCCGTTTGCAATCACCACACTGAGCAACCGCATCACTGAACTGCTGGATGGAGCGGCACAGGAACCTGACTGA
- a CDS encoding tellurite resistance TerB family protein has product MNTRGLLDQLLKSGQNMLQDKVSGKSGKRSSGSDALVNGLGSLLSGSKSGGKSGGLGSLLSGAGGGALAAGAMSLLKGKRSGMGGKVLTYGGLAALGVLAYKAYSNWQASQGVTAQREPQTIDRLPESQAEEHSQAILRALVAAAKADGHVDERERELIEGEFSKLSNDHELQHWLHAELHKPLDPSEVARAAKTPEMAAEMYIASVILVDQEHFMERAYLDELARQLKLAPGLKSELEEQVRQAQ; this is encoded by the coding sequence ATGAATACGCGTGGTTTGCTTGACCAGTTGCTCAAGTCTGGACAAAACATGTTGCAAGACAAGGTAAGCGGCAAATCCGGCAAGCGTTCATCCGGCAGCGACGCACTGGTAAACGGACTGGGCAGCCTGCTTTCGGGCTCCAAGTCCGGAGGCAAGAGCGGCGGGCTGGGGAGTTTGCTGTCCGGTGCGGGCGGCGGTGCGCTGGCGGCCGGTGCCATGAGCCTGCTCAAGGGCAAGCGCTCCGGGATGGGCGGCAAAGTATTGACCTATGGCGGTCTGGCCGCGCTGGGCGTATTGGCCTACAAGGCTTACAGCAACTGGCAGGCCAGTCAGGGCGTGACTGCCCAGCGGGAGCCCCAGACCATCGACCGCTTGCCCGAGTCTCAGGCCGAAGAACACAGCCAGGCCATCCTGCGGGCTCTGGTGGCGGCAGCCAAGGCTGACGGCCATGTCGACGAGCGTGAGCGCGAACTCATCGAAGGCGAGTTCAGCAAGCTGAGCAACGACCACGAATTGCAACACTGGCTGCACGCCGAACTGCACAAGCCGCTTGATCCTTCGGAAGTGGCACGAGCGGCAAAAACACCGGAAATGGCGGCCGAGATGTATATCGCCAGCGTGATTCTGGTGGATCAGGAACACTTCATGGAAAGGGCCTACCTTGACGAACTGGCACGTCAGTTGAAGCTGGCTCCGGGCCTCAAGTCCGAGCTGGAAGAGCAGGTGCGTCAGGCTCAGTAA
- a CDS encoding methyl-accepting chemotaxis protein, with the protein MKNWTLRQRILASFAVIIAIMLLMVVVSYSRLLSIESSEEQVRLDALPGVYYSTLVRSSWGESYIRTLELIGEGKARPLTKQEQAQFEGFEDNLQVQIDGYKKSIFDDAERANFALFEKRREIYSRMLKEVHASYGMGDYAKARAEFYEQVNPVWSDGRKQLNDIIVANKLLADKATENIVTAVLGAKISMVFSLLIALIAAASCGLLLMRSITAPMQLIVKILDVMRTGDLSSRLNLARKDEFNAVETGFNDMMTELTALVAQAQRSSVQVTTSVTEIAATSRQQQATATETAATTTEIGATSREIAATSRDLVRTMTEVTSAADQASVLAGSGQQGLARMEDTMHQVMGAANLVNSKLAILNEKAGNINQVVVTIVKVADQTNLLSLNAAIEAEKAGEYGRGFAVVATEVRRLADQTAVATYDIEQMVREIQSAVSAGVMGMDKFSEEVRRGMFEVTQVGEQLSQIIHQVQALAPRVLMVNEGMQAQATGAEQINQALVQLADASSQTVDSLRQASFAIDELSQVAVGLRSGVSRFKV; encoded by the coding sequence GTGAAGAACTGGACTCTGCGCCAAAGGATTTTGGCGAGTTTTGCCGTCATCATCGCGATCATGCTGTTGATGGTGGTTGTGTCTTACTCGCGCTTGTTGTCGATTGAGTCCAGCGAGGAACAGGTCCGCCTCGATGCGCTTCCAGGCGTCTATTACAGCACCCTGGTGCGCAGTTCCTGGGGCGAAAGCTACATTCGTACTCTGGAGCTGATCGGTGAAGGCAAGGCTCGACCTCTGACCAAGCAGGAACAGGCCCAGTTCGAAGGGTTTGAAGATAATCTTCAGGTTCAGATCGACGGTTACAAGAAATCCATTTTCGACGACGCCGAGAGGGCCAACTTTGCCCTGTTCGAAAAGCGGCGCGAAATCTATAGCCGCATGCTCAAGGAAGTTCATGCTTCCTATGGAATGGGCGACTATGCCAAGGCGCGTGCCGAGTTCTACGAGCAGGTGAATCCGGTCTGGAGCGATGGCCGCAAACAGCTCAACGATATCATCGTCGCCAACAAGCTATTGGCCGACAAGGCGACCGAGAACATTGTCACTGCCGTTCTGGGTGCCAAGATCAGCATGGTCTTTTCCCTGCTGATCGCGCTCATTGCAGCGGCTTCGTGCGGTCTGCTGCTGATGCGCTCTATCACCGCGCCCATGCAGCTCATCGTGAAAATCCTCGACGTCATGCGTACCGGTGACTTGAGTTCGCGTCTGAATCTGGCGCGCAAGGATGAGTTCAACGCGGTGGAAACCGGCTTCAACGACATGATGACCGAACTGACCGCACTGGTTGCCCAGGCGCAGCGTTCCTCGGTTCAGGTCACCACTTCCGTGACCGAAATTGCTGCCACTTCCCGCCAGCAACAGGCTACCGCCACTGAAACCGCAGCCACGACCACTGAAATCGGCGCCACCTCCCGTGAAATCGCCGCCACTTCCCGTGATCTGGTGCGCACCATGACGGAAGTGACCTCTGCCGCCGATCAGGCTTCGGTCCTGGCAGGCTCCGGCCAGCAAGGGCTGGCGCGCATGGAAGACACCATGCATCAGGTGATGGGCGCGGCCAATCTGGTCAACTCCAAGCTGGCGATCCTCAACGAGAAGGCCGGCAACATCAACCAGGTGGTGGTGACCATCGTCAAGGTCGCCGACCAGACCAACCTGTTGTCGCTCAATGCCGCCATCGAGGCCGAGAAGGCCGGTGAATACGGTCGCGGTTTCGCGGTGGTTGCCACTGAAGTGCGCCGTCTGGCCGACCAGACGGCCGTTGCGACCTACGACATCGAGCAGATGGTTCGCGAAATCCAGTCAGCGGTTTCCGCGGGCGTGATGGGTATGGACAAGTTCTCCGAAGAAGTGCGCCGCGGCATGTTCGAAGTCACTCAGGTGGGCGAGCAGCTTTCGCAGATCATTCATCAGGTCCAGGCCCTGGCACCGCGTGTGCTGATGGTCAACGAGGGGATGCAGGCCCAGGCCACGGGCGCGGAGCAGATCAATCAGGCCCTGGTGCAACTGGCCGATGCCAGCAGCCAGACTGTCGACTCATTGCGTCAAGCCAGCTTTGCCATCGACGAGTTGAGTCAGGTCGCGGTAGGGCTGCGCAGTGGCGTCTCGCGTTTCAAAGTCTGA
- a CDS encoding chemotaxis protein CheW: MMDLSPKRQGPAPVANKLFLLFRIGEERYALEAIEISEILPRVKLKAIAHVPHWVAGIFAHRGEIVPVIDISALSSGQAAPARTSTRMVLVHYRHDDAHPAQLLGLILEQATETLRCPASEFKEYGLENRLAPYLGPVREDEQGLLQWIHVQELLTEPVRELLYPIPPLDLELLEDAP, from the coding sequence ATGATGGATCTCTCACCCAAACGCCAGGGCCCTGCGCCGGTCGCGAACAAGCTGTTTCTGTTGTTCCGCATCGGCGAGGAGCGTTACGCGCTGGAGGCCATCGAGATCTCCGAAATCCTGCCGCGCGTGAAACTGAAGGCTATCGCTCACGTGCCCCATTGGGTGGCGGGGATCTTCGCCCACCGTGGCGAAATCGTGCCGGTCATCGACATCAGCGCCCTGAGTTCCGGGCAGGCGGCACCTGCACGCACCAGTACCCGCATGGTGCTGGTGCATTATCGTCATGACGATGCGCACCCGGCACAGTTGCTCGGGCTTATCCTGGAGCAGGCGACCGAGACCTTGCGTTGCCCGGCTTCGGAGTTCAAGGAGTACGGCCTGGAAAACCGTCTGGCACCTTATCTGGGGCCGGTTCGGGAGGACGAGCAGGGACTGTTGCAATGGATTCACGTTCAGGAGCTGTTGACCGAGCCCGTGCGTGAACTGCTGTACCCCATACCTCCGCTTGATCTGGAGCTTCTTGAGGATGCGCCATGA
- a CDS encoding CheR family methyltransferase, with protein sequence MSDDSRFFSFLKDRIGLDVTSVGEAIIVRALRQRSQNTTAADDEAYWQLLLSSPDEQQALIEAVIVPETWFFRYPESFLTLGKLSSERLMTLKNSRPLRILSLPCSTGEEPYSIAMALFDANIGAQHFKIDAIDISPLSIQKAVRGIYGKNSFRGTDLGFRDRHFKPVEEGYQVEDRVRAQVNFKAGNLLDPALATQEPYDFVFCRNLVIYFDQATQRHVFKVLKRLTREDGVLFIGPAEGNLLSRVGMRSAGIAQSFAFRHAPGQDASAPVLAEPVPIARSVAPPVREPARPAPRPFAPAPAPASPPVPSRPAPAATGGDDAATQLATIASLANEGKSVEARAACERYLQRHEPVAQVFYWLGLLSEVEGSVAQAQGFYRKALYLQPQHPESLAQLAALLASQGDSAGARRLQERATRGANKQGSNR encoded by the coding sequence ATGAGTGATGACTCGCGCTTTTTCAGTTTTCTCAAGGATCGCATTGGTCTGGATGTCACCTCTGTGGGCGAGGCTATCATTGTGCGAGCGCTGCGCCAGCGCTCTCAGAACACCACTGCTGCAGACGATGAAGCCTATTGGCAGTTACTGCTGAGTTCGCCTGACGAGCAGCAGGCCCTGATCGAAGCGGTCATCGTCCCGGAAACCTGGTTCTTCCGTTACCCCGAGTCCTTCCTGACCCTGGGCAAGCTGTCATCGGAGCGCCTGATGACGCTCAAGAACTCAAGGCCACTGCGTATTCTCAGTTTGCCGTGCTCGACCGGCGAGGAGCCTTACTCCATTGCCATGGCGCTGTTCGATGCCAACATCGGCGCGCAGCATTTCAAGATCGACGCCATCGATATCAGCCCCCTGTCGATTCAAAAGGCCGTTCGCGGCATCTATGGCAAGAACTCGTTCCGTGGCACTGATCTGGGCTTTCGCGACCGGCATTTCAAGCCAGTGGAAGAGGGTTATCAGGTTGAGGACCGGGTACGTGCGCAGGTTAACTTCAAGGCCGGCAATCTGCTGGACCCGGCTCTGGCGACTCAGGAACCCTACGATTTTGTGTTCTGTCGCAATCTGGTGATCTATTTCGATCAGGCCACGCAACGTCATGTATTCAAGGTGCTCAAGCGTCTGACCCGTGAAGACGGCGTGTTATTCATAGGTCCCGCCGAGGGTAATCTGCTGAGCCGGGTCGGCATGCGCTCTGCCGGTATCGCGCAATCGTTCGCCTTCAGGCATGCGCCCGGCCAGGACGCCAGTGCGCCAGTACTGGCCGAGCCTGTTCCGATTGCCCGTAGCGTCGCGCCACCGGTTCGCGAGCCTGCCCGGCCCGCGCCACGGCCTTTCGCACCTGCGCCTGCACCAGCCAGTCCGCCCGTTCCTTCCCGGCCAGCGCCCGCTGCCACCGGTGGCGACGATGCCGCGACCCAACTGGCGACCATTGCCAGTCTGGCCAACGAGGGCAAAAGCGTGGAAGCGCGTGCGGCCTGCGAGCGTTATCTGCAGCGGCACGAGCCGGTGGCGCAGGTGTTCTACTGGCTGGGGCTGCTCAGCGAAGTGGAGGGCAGTGTGGCGCAGGCTCAGGGTTTCTATCGCAAGGCGCTGTATTTGCAGCCGCAGCATCCTGAGTCCCTGGCACAACTGGCTGCCTTGCTGGCCTCGCAAGGGGACAGTGCCGGTGCCCGCCGCCTGCAGGAACGTGCCACCCGTGGCGCCAATAAACAAGGAAGCAATCGATGA
- a CDS encoding chemotaxis protein CheW, whose translation MTGLSTLASLTHDDAQAIDDCWNRIGVHGDRSCPVLPEHIHCRNCAVYSAAATRLLDRYSLLQEHRDQFQGSQLQRDVQTRSILVFRLGDEWLGLATRSLAEVAPDQAIHSLPHQRSRALLGVANVRGALVACISLVELLGLDSGSVLATSGRVVPRMLIIAAQGGPVVVPVDEVDGIHAMEERHLNAASASGTHANARFTRGVLQWKGRSLRLLDEDELLAAINRSLT comes from the coding sequence ATGACGGGGCTGTCCACTCTTGCGAGTCTGACTCACGACGACGCCCAGGCCATCGATGACTGCTGGAACCGCATCGGTGTTCATGGTGACCGTTCCTGTCCGGTATTGCCGGAGCACATTCATTGCCGCAACTGTGCGGTGTACTCCGCTGCCGCCACTCGCCTGCTCGATCGCTATTCCCTGCTTCAGGAGCATCGCGACCAGTTTCAGGGCAGCCAGCTGCAGCGTGATGTCCAGACTCGCTCGATCCTGGTCTTTCGCCTGGGTGATGAGTGGCTCGGGCTGGCGACCCGCAGTCTGGCGGAAGTCGCGCCCGATCAGGCCATCCATTCGTTGCCCCATCAGCGTTCCCGTGCGCTGCTGGGGGTGGCCAATGTGCGTGGCGCCCTGGTGGCATGCATTTCTCTGGTCGAACTGCTGGGGCTCGACAGCGGTTCGGTGCTGGCCACCAGCGGGCGTGTTGTACCGCGCATGCTGATCATCGCCGCACAAGGCGGCCCGGTGGTGGTGCCGGTGGATGAAGTCGATGGCATTCACGCCATGGAAGAGCGCCATCTGAATGCGGCGTCGGCTTCCGGCACGCATGCCAATGCACGATTTACTCGTGGTGTCCTGCAATGGAAGGGTCGCAGTCTGCGTTTGCTCGATGAAGATGAGTTGTTGGCGGCGATCAACCGGAGCCTGACATGA